The region CATCAGGTGTTCGAGTTGGCGGAGCAGTTTCCGTTGTACGCGGAACGGCGAGCGAAGTAAACGTAGGGCCAGCCGCCGTGTCATCGACGCGAGCGAAGCGAAGCCCAAAGCGCCGTAGGCGCGACATATGTGTAGCCCAGCACGTGAGTGCTGGGTGAGAAGTGATATGAGACCGAGCCCCGGCAGGGGCGGCATAGCTCACGCCGGCCCAATCAGAAATTCATCCGCACAAACAAAAGCAATCCAGCAAACAACGCACAATCATTGCGGCAATCCCGATCTAGGAAATTGTGATGAATGCCGCCCTTTCAGGGCTCGATTCCGCTCTTACCGCATCTCCCAGGGCTCACGCCGCTGGGCTGCGCTTCTTCCGGCCTTTCAGGCCTTCTCCGGCCGAGGGCGGCCGGCTCCACGTTTACTTCGACTCACCACACCTGATCGCCAGTTTCCAACATCTGCTCCTCCGCGATGATCGGCAGTTCCATCCATCCCTGCGTAGGGAGCGAATCCAGCGGAAGCTGATCGCGGAAGATGCTGAAGCGGAGCAATAGCGTATCGCTCAGTGCGGCCCCTAACACCGAGAGCGGGACTTTGGCGCGCAGAACCTTTTCGAAACTAGCCTTCATCTCGCGGCTCGTGTTGTCTCGGCGGTTGCCGTTCCCCGAGCTTTGTGAGAAGGCAATGAGGTCGGCAGTGAGCAGCGAGCGATTCGAGACCGAAAAACGCGCGATGAAGGCTTTTCTGTTTTGGTCCACATTTGCGGGCAGCACTTCGATCCGCGCTTCCAACATGTGATCGCCACTCAGTTCGCCGGCGAGATCAAGACGGAAGAAGAAGTTTCGCCCATCAATTCCCGCGTAGGCGCGCTCCAGCAGAAACTGCTTGCCGTGCATCGATGAACCACGCCGGTCGGCAGCGAAGCTGGCTGCGCCCAACCAGTCGAAGTAGCCGATGTTGGGAGAGTCAATGCGGGGGCGAATGTATGCTGTCTGCGGAATCGTGCGTACTTTCCCGATGAATTCGGTTGAAATGGGATGGTGCAGGTAATCCGGCGGATTGGCTCCGAGCAGGCGATAGACATTCGATAAATGGCTGCGATACAGCTCATCGAAGTCGCTGTCATTCGCGGAGTGATGTTCCGGGCCGTACCACCAATTCCAATCACTGCCCTCGGCGATGAGTAGCTCTTCATAAGCGAGTTTCTGCTGTTCGGGAGTTGCTGAAGCCGAATGATGTGCGTAGAAATCGCGTGCCTCGGCAAGGTAGTCCCACGCGAGATTGTCTTCCGGCGCTCCAATCCAGACGTTGAAGTTTGCGTTGATCCACGAGCCGGGAACGAGGCTGGGAAGAGCTGTGGTCTCTCGCGTTCGTTCGATGGTCTCCGAAATTGTGAGTGGCTCAATCTGAGGATCAGCCGCAATTGCAGTGTAGAGACGACGAAGGAACTCCCGTCCTGATTCGGGAAAGTGCTCCCAGGCGTTTTCCCCGTCGAGAATCACTGCGACCACGGCATCTTGTCCACGCGACATAACCGGCTGGGCGGAGGTCTTCACGCTCTTGATGAAGTGATCGGCCGCCTCTTTCGCCGGCATGCCTGAGTACACGAATCCAATGAGGTCAGAGAGGTTGTGATCTCGAAAGAAGAGAAACACAGAATCGGCACCTTCACCGTTCCGATAGATTCGATAGAGACGCTGTGCCGAATCGGGAAGCAATTCGCCTGTGCCGGTGCGTTCAAAGAAGCTTTGCGTCGAGCGCCCGAGGACGCCTTCGTCGGTCGCAAGCCACTTGAGACCGACCTGGCGAGCAAGTCCGAGAACTTCGTTTGAAACGCTGCCTTCCGAGGGCCACATGCCCGCTGGCTTCTTTCCGAATGTGCGCTCATGAGATTCGACGGCGCGCCGCATCTGGTCGAGAGCGTCGTTACTTTGGAGAAAGCGGCGTCGTGGCAGCGGCAGTCCTGGGCTGCTCACGCGTCCGTTATTGGTGTCGCACAGCAAAGGAAGAATAGGGTGATAAAAAGGTGTGGCTGAAAGCTCCACGCCGCCACGGTCGGCAGCCGCGCGATACGCGGGGATCACGGCTCCCAAAATGCGCGATTCGATGTCGAAGAGAGATTCCTGATCAGCGCGCGTGTACTTCCGTCCTTTCTTAATCAGATCTGAAACATCGGCTTCTCCGAGGAAGAACTCATCGAACCAGGCAAGCTGGGAGAGCACTTGCAAATCGGTGAAATCCTGGGCCGCGAAGGAACTTAATGCAGTCTCCGGCGACGGATGCGCTGCGCGTTTGCTGAGCAACTCGGCGTACCGTGGATATCGGCCCACTTGATGCGTGTGATTTGCCTGAAAAAGATAGCGTAGAGCAAAGATTTTTTCGTCTCGCGTCAGATCGTTGGCCGGTTTCGCGACCAGGTCGCGCCATTTGTCTTTCGCGGTCCCTGCGACGTAGTCCTCGATTTGCTCCATGAGCGAGGGAACGAGATTGAAGTTTTGGTGCACCGTTGGGAACTCTTCCAACA is a window of Terriglobales bacterium DNA encoding:
- a CDS encoding glycoside hydrolase family 57 protein, which produces MPAIRLVFLWHMHQPFYKDLVTGEYRLPWVRMHALKDYYGMVKLLEEFPTVHQNFNLVPSLMEQIEDYVAGTAKDKWRDLVAKPANDLTRDEKIFALRYLFQANHTHQVGRYPRYAELLSKRAAHPSPETALSSFAAQDFTDLQVLSQLAWFDEFFLGEADVSDLIKKGRKYTRADQESLFDIESRILGAVIPAYRAAADRGGVELSATPFYHPILPLLCDTNNGRVSSPGLPLPRRRFLQSNDALDQMRRAVESHERTFGKKPAGMWPSEGSVSNEVLGLARQVGLKWLATDEGVLGRSTQSFFERTGTGELLPDSAQRLYRIYRNGEGADSVFLFFRDHNLSDLIGFVYSGMPAKEAADHFIKSVKTSAQPVMSRGQDAVVAVILDGENAWEHFPESGREFLRRLYTAIAADPQIEPLTISETIERTRETTALPSLVPGSWINANFNVWIGAPEDNLAWDYLAEARDFYAHHSASATPEQQKLAYEELLIAEGSDWNWWYGPEHHSANDSDFDELYRSHLSNVYRLLGANPPDYLHHPISTEFIGKVRTIPQTAYIRPRIDSPNIGYFDWLGAASFAADRRGSSMHGKQFLLERAYAGIDGRNFFFRLDLAGELSGDHMLEARIEVLPANVDQNRKAFIARFSVSNRSLLTADLIAFSQSSGNGNRRDNTSREMKASFEKVLRAKVPLSVLGAALSDTLLLRFSIFRDQLPLDSLPTQGWMELPIIAEEQMLETGDQVW